A portion of the Betta splendens chromosome 2, fBetSpl5.4, whole genome shotgun sequence genome contains these proteins:
- the LOC114870614 gene encoding probable G-protein coupled receptor 34, whose protein sequence is MTTLVYAASVYTATISSGREVKSSSAFATSLLPASMSPLSFTTFTSSPNTSPNCTYDNSTLSASLAVFYSLFFFFGLAGNLFALWVFLFLHSSRNSVRVFLINCAVADLVLLACLPFRIFYHINGDKWVLGPVACKTVGNVFYMNMYISIVLLGLISLDRHLRMQGKGRVRRGMSRPWSCAACAALWGFSLLGTLVMISTPEDEEDNSKCFQYKQRRSVPLKAYFNLLIVGFFWLVFAMLVVSYARIASRLLRVSRDRPDLPNSQKYKRTAKKSFFVLFLFTLCFVPYHVFRPVYILSQLNDTRSCSYLQMVDHTNEVMLLFSAFNSCLDPILYFLLSGSVRKAAIQALARQFGSRLLFVNVATSYSSTTEFRRPSVPLA, encoded by the coding sequence ATGACCACGTTAGTTTATGCCGCCTCCGTCTACACGGCCACTATATCTAGTGGCCGTGAAGTGAAGTCCTCTTCTGCTTTCGCGACGTCGCTCCTCCCAGCTTCAATGTCGCCCTTATCATTTACCACCTTCACCTCGTCTCCTAACACCAGTCCAAACTGCACGTATGACAACTCAACGCTCAGTGCCTCTCTGGCGGTCTTCTACTCcctgttcttcttcttcggACTTGCAGGGAACCTCTTTGCACTCTGGGTCTTCCTCTTCTTACATTCAAGCCGCAACTCTGTGCGAGTATTCCTCATCAACTGCGCCGTGGCTGATCTGGTCCTGCTGGCGTGTCTCCCATTCAGGATCTTCTATCACATTAATGGAGACAAATGGGTGCTTGGACCGGTAGCCTGCAAGACGGTGGGGAACGTATTCTACATGAACATGTACATAAGCATTGTATTACTGGGCCTCATAAGCTTGGACCGACATTTGAGGATGCAGGGGAAAGGCAGAGTGCGAAGAGGCATGAGTCGGCCGTGGAGCTGCGCGGCGTGCGCCGCTCTGTGGGGCTTCTCGCTGTTGGGAACGCTGGTCATGATCTCCACGCCAGAGGACGAAGAGGACAATAGCAAATGCTTCCAATATAAGCAGCGACGCAGCGTCCCACTAAAGGCCTACTTCAACTTACTGATCGTGGGGTTTTTCTGGCTCGTCTTCGCCATGCTCGTGGTCTCCTACGCGAGGATCGCCTCCCGGCTGCTGAGGGTGTCCCGGGACAGGCCGGACCTGCCGAACTCGCAGAAATACAAACGGACCGCCAAGAAGTCCTTCTTCgtccttttccttttcacttTATGTTTCGTGCCCTACCACGTCTTCCGCCCCGTCTACATCCTCTCGCAGCTCAATGACACTAGATCTTGCAGCTACTTGCAGATGGTAGACCACACCAACGAGGTGATGTTGTTATTCTCCGCTTTCAACAGTTGTCTGGATCCTATCCTGTACTTTCTACTATCCGGCTCAGTGCGCAAGGCTGCCATCCAAGCACTGGCACGCCAGTTCGGCAGCAGGCTTCTTTTCGTGAATGTCGCGACGTCTTACAGCTCAACAACGGAGTTCAGACGTCCATCTGTGCCTTTGGCTTAG
- the cenpl gene encoding centromere protein L, whose amino-acid sequence MLNMEQHRGSAVRTPINGVPVQKRSKSYRLSYGSCLGAASRFGFTPTLTARRFSTTRRVSKLHNVKEKINADQLALLVKMEWKLSYVTPLYQFRHTKLKSYSRQLSVFITAEKQQGLAVDVDRVQNSYRVSFSLVHGMAGTDDAETVLIQVHSKHMFAKKDEPQKLIWSGWLTCMNGNSDYLGSLPKDFICLPLFGSSGPEDLTSLVQSWFKQNFDCCIGPLEISHTSLQWLAALWTNCHNEDNIQHLKLIWSLPVAPPLQITYTVDPQDAWDLWGSVRKGSGAEKVREEEEPGKIIDIDEVMSFMQGLNSHFYKHFRLDLSSGSLKEVATSLGSAKYNGKIKISNSKYMITTLTLLTEGALLKMPI is encoded by the exons ATGTTAAATATGGAGCAGCATCGCGGAAG TGCGGTGAGGACTCCCATCAACGGTGTGCCAGTTCAAAAGAGAAGTAAAAGTTACCGGCTGTCATATGGCAGCTGCCTTGGTGCTGCTTCACGCTTTGGCTTTACGCCAACGTTGACAGCACGAAGGTTCAGCACCACCAGAAGAGTTTCAAAGTTGCACAATGTCAAG GAGAAGATAAATGCGGATCAGCTGGCCTTGTTGGTGAAAATGGAATGGAAGCTGTCCTACGTTACACCTCTGTATCagttcagacacacaaagctgaaAAGCTACTCCAGGCAGCTCTCGGTGTTTATTactgcagagaagcagcagggttTGGCGGTGGACGTTGACAGAGTGCAGAACAGCTACCGAGTCTCCTTCTCTCTGGTGCATGGGATGGCGGGGACAGATGATGCTGAAACTGTTCTCATACAG GTCCATTCAAAGCATATGTTTGCAAAGAAGGATGAGCCCCAGAAGCTGATATGGAGTGGCTGGCTGACCTGCATGAATGGGAATTCTGATTACCTGGGCTCGCTTCCAAAAGACTTTATCTGTCTGCCACTCTTTGGTAGCAGTGGACCTGAGGACCTCACTTCTTTAGTCCAGTCTTGGTTTAAGCAGAACTTTGACTGCTGCATCGGTCCTCTGGAAATCAGCCACACTAGCCTACAATGGCTGGCAGCTTTATGGACCAACTGCCACAATGAGGATAACATCCAGCATCTCAAATTGATTTGGAGCCTTCCAGTTGCACCACCACTACAGATTACGTACACAGTCGACCCCCAAGATGCCTGGGATCTGTGGGGCAGCGTGAGAAAGGGTTCAGGtgcagagaaagtgagagaagaggaggagccaggaaAGATCATTGACATTGATGAGGTGATGAGTTTCATGCAGGGGCTGAATTCCCACTTTTACAAACACTTCAGGCTGGATCTATCATCAGGAAGTCTGAAGGAAGTGGCTACATCACTGGGTTCAGCCAAATACAATGGCAAGATCAAG atCTCAAACAGCAAATATATGATCACCACTCTCACACTGCTGACAGAGGGTGCCCTCCTCAAAATGCCCATCTAA
- the LOC114866996 gene encoding FUN14 domain-containing protein 1 isoform X2: MATVDHGEAGPEDAESEDEVYEVVDLTEYARRHQWWSRVFGNNSGPIAEKYSVATQLMMGGVTGWCAGYLFQRVGKIAATAVGGGFLLLQIANHSGYVKVDWKKVEKDVNKAKRHLKKKANKAAPEINTFIEEATDFIKRNIVLSSGFVGGFFLGLAS, translated from the exons ATGGCGACGGTGGATCACGGAGAAG CGGGTCCGGAGGATGCAGAGAGTGAAGATGAGGTTTATGAGGTGGTGGACCTGACAGAATATGCCCGAAGGCACCAGTGGTGGAGTCGGGTGTTTGGGAACAACTCGGGTCCAATCGCTGAGAAGTATTCTGTGGCCACCCAGCTGATGATGGGAGGTGTGACAGGATG GTGTGCTGGTTACCTCTTCCAAAGAGTTGGGAAGATAGCTGCTACTGCTGTTGGTGGAGGATTCCTCCTTCTACAG ATCGCCAATCACAGCGGTTATGTAAAGGTCGACtggaagaaggtggagaaggaCGTCAACAAAGCAAAAAGGCACCTGAAGAAGAAGGCCAACAAAGCGGCACctgaaataaacacattcattgaGGAG GCTACAGACTTTATAAAGCGGAACATCGTCCTGTCGAGCGGATTTGTTGGTGGTTTCTTTCTGGGTTTGGCATCATAA
- the LOC114866996 gene encoding FUN14 domain-containing protein 1 isoform X1, producing the protein MATVDHGEAGPEDAESEDEVYEVVDLTEYARRHQWWSRVFGNNSGPIAEKYSVATQLMMGGVTGWCAGYLFQRVGKIAATAVGGGFLLLQIANHSGYVKVDWKKVEKDVNKAKRHLKKKANKAAPEINTFIEEVKATDFIKRNIVLSSGFVGGFFLGLAS; encoded by the exons ATGGCGACGGTGGATCACGGAGAAG CGGGTCCGGAGGATGCAGAGAGTGAAGATGAGGTTTATGAGGTGGTGGACCTGACAGAATATGCCCGAAGGCACCAGTGGTGGAGTCGGGTGTTTGGGAACAACTCGGGTCCAATCGCTGAGAAGTATTCTGTGGCCACCCAGCTGATGATGGGAGGTGTGACAGGATG GTGTGCTGGTTACCTCTTCCAAAGAGTTGGGAAGATAGCTGCTACTGCTGTTGGTGGAGGATTCCTCCTTCTACAG ATCGCCAATCACAGCGGTTATGTAAAGGTCGACtggaagaaggtggagaaggaCGTCAACAAAGCAAAAAGGCACCTGAAGAAGAAGGCCAACAAAGCGGCACctgaaataaacacattcattgaGGAGGTAAAG GCTACAGACTTTATAAAGCGGAACATCGTCCTGTCGAGCGGATTTGTTGGTGGTTTCTTTCTGGGTTTGGCATCATAA
- the LOC114866996 gene encoding FUN14 domain-containing protein 1 isoform X3 yields the protein MQRKKTIKISSVRSSGPEDAESEDEVYEVVDLTEYARRHQWWSRVFGNNSGPIAEKYSVATQLMMGGVTGWCAGYLFQRVGKIAATAVGGGFLLLQIANHSGYVKVDWKKVEKDVNKAKRHLKKKANKAAPEINTFIEEVKATDFIKRNIVLSSGFVGGFFLGLAS from the exons ATGCAACGGAAGAAAACCATAAAAATTTCAAGTGTGCGTTCAT CGGGTCCGGAGGATGCAGAGAGTGAAGATGAGGTTTATGAGGTGGTGGACCTGACAGAATATGCCCGAAGGCACCAGTGGTGGAGTCGGGTGTTTGGGAACAACTCGGGTCCAATCGCTGAGAAGTATTCTGTGGCCACCCAGCTGATGATGGGAGGTGTGACAGGATG GTGTGCTGGTTACCTCTTCCAAAGAGTTGGGAAGATAGCTGCTACTGCTGTTGGTGGAGGATTCCTCCTTCTACAG ATCGCCAATCACAGCGGTTATGTAAAGGTCGACtggaagaaggtggagaaggaCGTCAACAAAGCAAAAAGGCACCTGAAGAAGAAGGCCAACAAAGCGGCACctgaaataaacacattcattgaGGAGGTAAAG GCTACAGACTTTATAAAGCGGAACATCGTCCTGTCGAGCGGATTTGTTGGTGGTTTCTTTCTGGGTTTGGCATCATAA